A genomic stretch from Bacillus sp. N1-1 includes:
- a CDS encoding M55 family metallopeptidase — MKFYLSVDMEGITGLVDDSFIDSSKRHYERGQEIMTKEANHVIEAAFGSGCSAITVNDSHSKMNNLLFEKLHPEARLISGDVKPYSMVQGLDSTYEGMGMIGYHARAGTPGAMSHSMFHNVRNFYINEQVVGELGINAYVAGYFGVPVLFVAGDDRAALEAEQLIPNITTAVVKESISRSSALLFSPHKTERILREQTEKAFINRHNVEPLVPPREPVLRIEFTNYGQAEWASLMPGVEIETETTVKYQANNMLEAYQAMLVLTELASRTTFS; from the coding sequence GTGAAGTTTTATTTATCGGTAGATATGGAAGGAATAACAGGACTTGTTGATGACTCGTTTATTGATTCGAGCAAGCGCCACTACGAACGCGGGCAGGAAATCATGACAAAGGAAGCGAATCATGTGATTGAAGCGGCGTTTGGGAGTGGATGTTCAGCCATAACGGTGAATGATAGTCATTCAAAAATGAACAACTTGCTTTTTGAGAAGCTTCACCCTGAAGCAAGGCTCATTTCAGGAGATGTGAAACCTTATTCAATGGTTCAAGGGTTGGACAGTACATATGAAGGAATGGGAATGATTGGTTATCATGCACGAGCAGGCACTCCGGGTGCAATGTCTCATTCCATGTTCCACAATGTAAGGAATTTCTACATAAACGAGCAAGTTGTTGGAGAGCTGGGGATAAATGCTTACGTTGCAGGATATTTTGGTGTTCCAGTATTATTTGTCGCTGGTGATGATCGAGCAGCACTTGAAGCTGAACAGCTGATCCCAAATATTACAACTGCTGTAGTTAAAGAATCGATTTCGCGATCTTCTGCGCTTTTATTCTCTCCCCATAAAACAGAGAGGATTTTGCGTGAACAAACAGAGAAGGCGTTTATCAACAGACACAATGTCGAACCATTAGTGCCTCCTCGTGAGCCTGTTCTTCGTATCGAATTTACCAATTATGGACAGGCCGAGTGGGCGAGTCTTATGCCTGGTGTCGAGATTGAAACAGAAACCACCGTTAAATATCAAGCGAACAATATGCTTGAAGCCTATCAAGCCATGCTTGTGCTGACAGAATTAGCATCTAGAACAACATTTAGCTAG
- a CDS encoding ABC transporter permease, giving the protein MAKYIVNRLFAMVITLWIIVTITFFLMHAVPGSPFNQERNTSEAVQQNLEAHYHLDEPVFIQYAIYIKSLATLDFGPSIKQSSTSVNEMIGRGFPVSAELGITSLLIAIISGIILGIMAALRHNGAIDYMAMTFAVIGISVPNFIMATLLIQQLAVTWEIFPVATWASPMHMILPSIALATGPMAIIARLTRSSMIEVLNQDYIMTARAKGMTTFQIVTKHALRNALLPVITILGTLVAGVLTGSFVIEKIFAIPGMGKYFINGINDRDYPVIMGTTVFYSAFLIMMLFIVDIAYGILDPRIKLHKRGE; this is encoded by the coding sequence GTGGCGAAATATATTGTAAATCGTCTCTTCGCCATGGTGATTACATTATGGATCATCGTAACCATTACGTTCTTCTTAATGCACGCGGTTCCAGGGTCACCATTTAACCAGGAAAGAAACACCAGTGAAGCGGTGCAGCAAAATCTTGAAGCGCATTACCATTTAGATGAACCGGTCTTTATTCAATATGCGATTTACATTAAGTCTCTTGCAACACTTGACTTTGGACCATCGATTAAACAATCATCTACCTCCGTTAATGAAATGATTGGGAGAGGGTTTCCTGTCTCAGCAGAGCTCGGAATAACTTCTCTTCTTATTGCGATTATTTCAGGCATAATACTTGGAATTATGGCAGCCCTTCGTCACAATGGGGCGATTGATTATATGGCCATGACATTTGCGGTGATTGGAATTTCCGTACCTAACTTCATTATGGCGACACTACTTATTCAGCAGTTAGCCGTAACGTGGGAGATTTTCCCCGTAGCTACGTGGGCGTCGCCAATGCATATGATTCTTCCATCAATTGCGCTTGCTACAGGACCTATGGCCATCATTGCGCGGTTAACGAGGTCAAGTATGATCGAAGTACTAAATCAAGATTACATCATGACGGCTCGTGCGAAAGGAATGACCACCTTTCAAATTGTTACAAAGCATGCACTTAGGAATGCCTTGCTACCAGTTATCACGATTCTTGGTACGCTTGTTGCTGGTGTATTGACGGGTAGTTTTGTTATTGAAAAAATCTTTGCCATCCCTGGAATGGGGAAATACTTTATTAACGGCATTAATGATCGTGATTATCCTGTCATTATGGGAACAACTGTCTTTTACAGTGCCTTCCTCATAATGATGCTCTTTATTGTAGACATTGCTTACGGGATATTAGATCCGAGAATTAAACTACATAAGAGGGGGGAATAG